The Agromyces mangrovi genome contains a region encoding:
- a CDS encoding peptidoglycan D,D-transpeptidase FtsI family protein, which produces MNRELKRVSILTLLMVGTLLVSTTVIQYFAADALNADPRNSRTLYESYSVERGPILVDGAPIAYSEPSGDNYKFQRVYTEGPLYAPVTGYIPVNGEATGIERAMNEFLSGQSSSQFFDSVNRLITGQDPQGASVDVTIDPVAQQAAWDALGDLQGAVIVTEPATGKIIAMVSKPSFDPNSMVVHNGAEVQQTFDALLADPQDPLFNRAIGGDMNPPGSVFKLVVAAAAFESGEYTPESTLPNPGSFTLPGSTSVVTNAGGGRCGGGDEVTIADAIRLSCNIPFAELGIELGDTAIREQAEKFGFNVTHAIPMESEASVYPRGLDDAQTALSAFGQYEVRATPLQMAMVSAGIANGGIVMRPNVVDAVIAPDLSPLESFERMELGRAVSQQTARQLTDIMISGVESGAASNARIDGVSVAGKTGTAQNGTDDPYTLWFTGFAPADNPQYAITVLVEDGGGLGQSGYGNLIAAPIAKQVLEAVLNE; this is translated from the coding sequence ATGAACCGGGAACTCAAGCGGGTCTCGATCCTGACCCTGCTCATGGTCGGCACGCTGCTCGTGTCCACGACCGTGATCCAGTACTTCGCGGCCGACGCGTTGAACGCCGATCCGCGCAACTCCCGCACGCTGTACGAGTCGTACTCGGTCGAGCGCGGGCCGATCCTCGTCGACGGCGCGCCGATCGCCTACTCGGAGCCGTCGGGCGACAACTACAAGTTCCAGCGCGTCTACACCGAGGGCCCGCTCTACGCGCCGGTGACGGGCTACATCCCGGTCAACGGCGAGGCCACCGGCATCGAACGCGCGATGAACGAGTTCCTGAGCGGGCAGTCGAGCTCGCAGTTCTTCGACTCGGTGAACCGCCTGATCACGGGGCAGGACCCGCAGGGGGCATCCGTCGACGTCACGATCGACCCGGTCGCCCAGCAGGCCGCGTGGGATGCGCTCGGCGACCTGCAGGGCGCGGTCATCGTCACCGAGCCCGCGACCGGCAAGATCATCGCGATGGTCTCGAAGCCGTCGTTCGACCCGAACTCGATGGTCGTGCACAACGGCGCGGAGGTGCAGCAGACCTTCGACGCGCTGCTCGCCGACCCGCAGGACCCGCTGTTCAACCGCGCGATCGGCGGCGACATGAACCCGCCGGGCTCGGTCTTCAAGCTGGTGGTCGCGGCGGCCGCCTTCGAGTCGGGCGAGTATACGCCCGAGTCCACTCTTCCGAACCCGGGATCGTTCACGCTGCCGGGGTCGACGTCGGTCGTCACCAACGCCGGCGGCGGCCGTTGCGGCGGCGGCGACGAGGTCACGATCGCCGACGCCATCCGGCTCTCCTGCAACATCCCGTTCGCGGAGCTCGGCATCGAGCTGGGCGACACCGCCATCCGCGAGCAGGCCGAGAAGTTCGGGTTCAACGTGACCCACGCCATCCCGATGGAGTCGGAGGCGAGCGTCTACCCGCGCGGCCTCGACGACGCGCAGACCGCGCTCAGCGCATTCGGCCAGTACGAGGTGCGTGCGACGCCGCTGCAGATGGCCATGGTCTCGGCGGGCATCGCGAACGGCGGCATCGTGATGCGGCCGAACGTCGTCGACGCGGTCATCGCGCCCGACCTGAGCCCGCTCGAGTCGTTCGAGCGGATGGAACTCGGCCGTGCGGTCAGCCAGCAGACCGCGCGCCAACTTACTGACATCATGATCTCCGGCGTCGAGAGCGGCGCGGCGAGTAATGCAAGAATAGACGGCGTCAGCGTGGCGGGGAAGACGGGCACAGCCCAGAACGGCACGGACGACCCGTACACCCTCTGGTTCACCGGATTCGCCCCTGCTGACAACCCTCAGTATGCGATCACGGTGCTGGTAGAAGACGGAGGGGGATTGGGACAGAGTGGGTACGGCAACCTCATCGCCGCACCCATCGCGAAGCAGGTACTAGAGGCGGTGCTGAACGAATGA
- a CDS encoding FtsW/RodA/SpoVE family cell cycle protein translates to MRRIHLPQKLRNIELALLLVACGINAGAIVLVQLGALGAVDTQLILLGVGLSVLVIGLHVAMRFVARDADPFLLPIATVLNGIGIAEIYRIDIAFGDAGWDSAAVRQIAWSAIAIVAAIAVILIVRNHRVLFKYTYLSGLVAVLLLLLPLVPGLGREINGARVWIGIGDIATFQPGEIAKIALAVFFAGYLVRNRDSLSMVGTKFLGMRFPRARDLGPLLVVWALSMSVIVFQRDLGTALLYFGLFLVMLYVATSRLSWVLLGLGLFFAGAIVASQTLGYVNARFDNWLNAFDQDIYDSVGGSFQLVQGLFGLANGGLIGTGLGQGRPDITPVPQSDYIIASLGEELGLAGLFAIFMLYALLVARGFRIGFAGQDDFGKLLGVGLAFVVALQVFIVVGGVTRVIPLTGLTTPFLAAGGSSLVANWIIVALLLRLSDTVRNHPRLVIDG, encoded by the coding sequence GTGCGACGCATCCACCTCCCGCAGAAACTGCGGAACATCGAGCTCGCGCTGCTGCTGGTCGCGTGCGGCATCAACGCGGGCGCGATCGTGCTCGTGCAGCTGGGCGCGCTGGGCGCGGTCGACACGCAGCTCATCCTGCTCGGCGTCGGACTCTCGGTGCTCGTGATCGGCCTGCACGTGGCCATGCGCTTCGTGGCGCGCGACGCCGACCCCTTCCTGCTGCCGATCGCCACGGTGCTCAACGGCATCGGCATCGCCGAGATCTACCGCATCGACATCGCATTCGGCGACGCGGGGTGGGACAGCGCCGCGGTGCGCCAGATCGCGTGGTCGGCCATCGCGATCGTCGCCGCGATCGCGGTCATCCTGATCGTGCGCAACCACCGCGTGCTGTTCAAGTACACCTACCTCTCGGGCCTCGTGGCGGTGCTGCTCCTGCTGCTGCCGCTGGTGCCCGGCCTCGGCCGCGAGATCAACGGCGCCCGCGTGTGGATCGGCATCGGCGACATCGCGACCTTCCAGCCCGGTGAGATCGCGAAGATCGCGCTGGCCGTGTTCTTCGCCGGGTACCTGGTGCGCAACCGCGACAGCCTCTCGATGGTGGGCACGAAGTTCCTCGGCATGCGGTTCCCGCGCGCCCGCGACCTCGGGCCGCTGCTCGTGGTCTGGGCGCTGTCGATGTCGGTCATCGTCTTCCAGCGCGACCTCGGTACCGCACTGCTGTACTTCGGCCTCTTCCTCGTGATGCTCTACGTCGCCACCAGCCGCCTGTCCTGGGTGCTCCTCGGCCTCGGCCTGTTCTTCGCCGGCGCGATCGTGGCGAGCCAGACGCTCGGCTACGTCAACGCGCGCTTCGACAACTGGCTGAACGCGTTCGACCAGGACATCTACGACTCGGTCGGCGGCAGCTTCCAGCTCGTGCAGGGCCTGTTCGGGCTGGCCAACGGCGGCCTCATCGGCACCGGGCTCGGCCAGGGCCGGCCCGACATCACGCCCGTGCCGCAGAGCGACTACATCATCGCCAGCCTCGGCGAGGAGCTGGGGCTCGCGGGCCTGTTCGCCATCTTCATGCTGTACGCGCTGCTCGTCGCGCGCGGCTTCCGCATCGGCTTCGCCGGGCAGGACGACTTCGGCAAGCTGCTCGGCGTCGGCCTCGCGTTCGTCGTCGCCCTCCAGGTCTTCATCGTGGTCGGCGGCGTGACGCGGGTGATCCCGCTCACCGGCCTGACCACGCCGTTCCTCGCGGCCGGCGGTTCGTCGCTCGTGGCGAACTGGATCATCGTCGCGCTGCTGCTGCGGCTCTCCGACACGGTGCGCAACCATCCGAGGCTGGTGATCGACGGATGA
- a CDS encoding PP2C family protein-serine/threonine phosphatase — MLCSDGLSGVVSFEDIRKALLSEAGAKPVADRLVKASLDGGAPDNVTVVVLDIGEPAAPSTPPQIVGSAAAPPAFGTPEPARQRSLLLTPFRVHPVQETHFEPDSAEYYDEIIEEDARRRRRRIVTWTVGVLLIVAAVAGLAVLAYQWTQTRYFVGESNGRVAIYQGIQQNVGPIVLSELYREADIDVAELRLYDQQRVEETISTGSLQDAEAVVDRLEESLE, encoded by the coding sequence ATGCTCTGCTCCGACGGCCTGTCCGGCGTCGTGTCGTTCGAGGACATCCGCAAGGCGCTCCTCTCGGAGGCCGGCGCGAAGCCCGTCGCCGACCGGCTCGTGAAGGCGTCGCTCGACGGCGGCGCCCCCGACAACGTCACGGTCGTGGTGCTCGACATCGGCGAGCCCGCCGCGCCCTCGACCCCGCCGCAGATCGTCGGCTCGGCCGCCGCACCGCCCGCCTTCGGCACGCCCGAGCCGGCGCGCCAGCGCTCGCTCCTGCTCACCCCGTTCCGCGTGCACCCGGTGCAGGAGACGCACTTCGAGCCGGACTCGGCGGAGTACTACGACGAGATCATCGAGGAGGACGCGCGCCGGCGCCGGCGCCGCATCGTCACCTGGACGGTCGGCGTGCTGCTCATCGTCGCCGCAGTCGCCGGCCTCGCGGTGCTCGCCTACCAGTGGACGCAGACGCGCTACTTCGTGGGCGAGTCGAACGGTCGGGTGGCCATCTACCAGGGCATCCAGCAGAACGTCGGGCCGATCGTGCTCAGCGAGCTGTACCGCGAGGCGGACATCGACGTCGCGGAGCTGCGGTTGTACGACCAGCAGCGCGTCGAGGAGACCATCAGCACCGGCTCGCTCCAGGACGCCGAGGCCGTCGTCGACCGGCTGGAGGAGTCCCTTGAGTAA
- a CDS encoding PP2C family protein-serine/threonine phosphatase — protein MATVKGSAAVSHVGRVRSNNQDSGYAGRHLFVVADGMGGHAGGDVASAIATRYIRDADQLYPSVQDASAALHDSLIGANQRLAETVAEHSELTGMGTTVSAVLLHGDQVAISHIGDSRIYLLRGGELSQISTDHTFVQRLVDAGRITEEEAMVHPRRSVLMRVLGDVESSPRSTPSRSTPGRAIAGCSAPTACPASCRSRTSARRSSRRPARSPSPTGS, from the coding sequence ATGGCGACGGTCAAGGGCAGTGCCGCGGTCTCGCACGTCGGGAGGGTCCGGTCGAACAACCAGGACTCCGGCTATGCGGGCCGCCACCTGTTCGTCGTCGCCGACGGCATGGGCGGGCACGCGGGCGGCGACGTCGCCAGTGCGATCGCGACCCGGTACATCCGCGACGCCGACCAGCTCTACCCGTCGGTGCAGGACGCGTCGGCGGCGCTCCACGACAGCCTGATCGGCGCGAACCAGCGCCTCGCCGAGACCGTCGCCGAGCACTCGGAGCTCACCGGCATGGGCACGACCGTGAGCGCCGTGCTGCTGCACGGCGACCAGGTCGCCATCTCCCACATCGGCGACTCGCGCATCTACCTGCTCCGCGGCGGCGAGCTCAGCCAGATCTCCACCGACCACACCTTCGTGCAGCGACTCGTCGACGCGGGTCGCATCACGGAGGAGGAGGCGATGGTGCATCCGCGCCGCTCGGTGCTGATGCGCGTGCTCGGCGACGTCGAGTCCTCCCCGAGATCGACACCCTCACGCTCGACACCCGGCCGGGCGATCGCTGGATGCTCTGCTCCGACGGCCTGTCCGGCGTCGTGTCGTTCGAGGACATCCGCAAGGCGCTCCTCTCGGAGGCCGGCGCGAAGCCCGTCGCCGACCGGCTCGTGA
- a CDS encoding FHA domain-containing protein FhaB/FipA — translation MSELTLLVLQLSFLALMWIFVFSIVWALRSDLFGQRVRKMQTADATGQSTPPTPPRGTEAPRPPAAAAAAGAGDIATTDNAGRLVITSGAKAGSEFPLGRDEITIGRSSDSSIIIRDDYTSNHHARLMLWSNQWMIQDLDSTNGTFLNGSRVTVPAAVPLGATVKVGATTFELRR, via the coding sequence ATGAGCGAACTCACCCTCCTGGTCCTCCAGCTGTCGTTCCTCGCACTGATGTGGATCTTCGTGTTCTCCATCGTGTGGGCCCTGCGCAGCGACCTGTTCGGCCAGCGCGTGCGCAAGATGCAGACGGCGGATGCCACGGGGCAGTCGACTCCCCCGACCCCGCCGCGCGGCACCGAGGCGCCCCGGCCGCCCGCCGCTGCGGCCGCCGCCGGAGCCGGCGACATCGCGACCACCGACAACGCCGGCCGGCTCGTCATCACCTCGGGCGCGAAGGCGGGCAGCGAGTTCCCGCTCGGCCGAGACGAGATCACGATCGGCCGCTCCAGCGACTCGTCGATCATCATCCGCGACGACTACACCTCGAACCACCACGCCCGGCTCATGCTCTGGAGCAACCAGTGGATGATCCAGGACCTCGACTCCACGAACGGGACCTTCCTGAACGGCTCCCGCGTGACCGTGCCCGCTGCGGTGCCGCTCGGAGCCACCGTGAAGGTGGGCGCGACCACGTTCGAGCTGCGACGGTAG
- a CDS encoding FhaA domain-containing protein, whose protein sequence is MGLLDNFEKGLERAVNGAFAKTFRSGLQPVEITAALKRELDTKAAVVSRDRVLVPNTFRVRMSRADLQRMSTLGPALVDELTDVVQQHAASQGFQFAGGIQISLEPDEGLSEGMVQVDSSNVKGDIAWTPVLDIGGRRHPIIKGRTVIGRGSEADITLDDSGASRKHVEVQWDGRRARVRDLGSTNGTQLNGDPVREAILEPDSVITVGRSRIVFRVLAQAAPATGGGGAPPTRRHDMNGFWGPAE, encoded by the coding sequence GTGGGCCTACTGGACAACTTCGAGAAGGGTCTCGAACGCGCCGTCAACGGCGCATTCGCGAAGACCTTCCGCTCGGGGCTGCAGCCGGTCGAGATCACGGCCGCCCTGAAGCGCGAGCTCGACACGAAGGCCGCAGTCGTGTCGCGCGACCGCGTGCTCGTGCCGAACACCTTCCGGGTGCGGATGTCGCGTGCCGACCTGCAGCGCATGTCCACGCTCGGCCCCGCACTCGTCGACGAACTCACCGACGTGGTGCAGCAGCACGCGGCCAGCCAGGGCTTCCAGTTCGCCGGCGGCATCCAGATCTCCCTCGAGCCCGACGAGGGCCTGTCGGAGGGCATGGTGCAGGTCGACTCGAGCAACGTCAAGGGCGACATCGCCTGGACCCCCGTGCTCGACATCGGCGGCAGGCGGCATCCGATCATCAAGGGCCGCACCGTCATCGGCCGCGGCAGCGAGGCCGACATCACGCTCGACGACTCGGGCGCGAGCCGCAAGCACGTCGAGGTGCAGTGGGACGGCCGTCGCGCGCGCGTGCGCGACCTCGGCTCGACCAACGGCACGCAGCTGAACGGCGACCCGGTGCGCGAGGCGATCCTCGAGCCCGACTCGGTCATCACGGTCGGTCGATCGCGCATCGTCTTCCGCGTGCTCGCCCAGGCCGCCCCGGCCACGGGCGGCGGCGGGGCCCCTCCCACCAGGCGCCACGACATGAACGGGTTCTGGGGGCCCGCTGAATGA
- a CDS encoding glycoside hydrolase family 65 protein: MRFADHDPLNRNRFPVDDWALVETEFSADDIGTTETMFAVGNGYLGLRGNVDEGRDGHVHGTFINGFHETWPIRHAEEAFGFARVGQTIVNAPDAKTIRLYVDDEPLVLTNAELMSYERRLDFRTGTLSRSLEWRTPSGKRVQISSRRMVSFTDRHLGVIEYEVELLDADAAVTISSQMLNRQDGRDEYRSGVQESVEAFDPRKAEQFTERVLQPRLKRERDGRYLLGYRCTNSGMTVVAGTEHRIETENPFDETTTIEDDLAKHVYRMRAEQGKPIRITKLFTYHTAASVPVRELADRCDRTLDRAAEVGVEELLRQQEAWLDDYWTNTDVEIPGHPTLQQATRWNLFQLAQATARTDGGGVAAKGVSGSGYGGHYFWDSEVYVMPFLSYTAPNTARNVLRFRQRMLEPARARATELNQRGALFPWRTINGLESSAYYAAGTAQYHIDADISYALVQYVAATGDEDFVARGAIDVLVETARMWEDLGFWRSNSVEVFHIHGVTGPDEYTTVVNDNLYTNVMAKGNLKAAAIAVDELRRRAPAAYARAVDRLDLHPDEADEWRRAADHMFIPFDEQLGVHPQDSAFLEKELWDLESTPASRRPLLLHYHPLVIYRFQVLKQADVVLALLLQGDQFSTEEKQANFEYYDPLTTGDSTLSAVVQSIIASEVGYHELSMRYFRAALFVDLADLHHNAQDGVHVASTGGVWSSLVYGFGGFRDHNGVFTFDPRLPDDWDRLIFRLTIRETRVRVELEPTAMTFTVEAGTEAQFSVRGEQVVVRDGEPVTVALDGQGPRHYGMPNMRDVEGARRADGTLLTASMPMIAVDLEESESTTGFD; encoded by the coding sequence ATGAGGTTCGCCGACCACGACCCGCTGAACCGCAACCGGTTCCCCGTCGACGACTGGGCCCTCGTCGAGACCGAGTTCTCGGCCGACGACATCGGCACGACCGAGACGATGTTCGCCGTGGGCAACGGCTACCTGGGCCTCCGCGGCAACGTCGACGAGGGTCGCGACGGGCACGTGCACGGCACGTTCATCAACGGCTTCCACGAGACCTGGCCGATCCGGCACGCGGAGGAGGCGTTCGGCTTCGCCCGCGTGGGGCAGACCATCGTGAACGCCCCCGACGCGAAGACGATCCGGCTGTACGTCGACGACGAGCCGCTCGTGCTCACCAACGCCGAGCTCATGAGCTACGAGCGGCGGCTCGACTTCCGCACCGGCACGCTGAGCCGGTCGCTCGAGTGGCGCACCCCGTCGGGCAAGCGCGTGCAGATCAGCTCCCGCCGCATGGTGTCGTTCACCGATCGCCACCTCGGCGTCATCGAGTACGAGGTCGAACTGCTCGACGCGGACGCCGCCGTGACCATCTCCAGCCAGATGCTGAACCGGCAGGACGGCCGCGACGAGTACCGCTCGGGCGTGCAGGAGTCGGTCGAGGCGTTCGACCCGCGCAAGGCCGAGCAGTTCACCGAGCGCGTGCTGCAGCCCCGCTTGAAGCGCGAGCGCGACGGCCGCTACCTGCTCGGTTACCGCTGCACGAACTCGGGCATGACGGTGGTCGCGGGCACCGAGCACCGCATCGAGACCGAGAACCCGTTCGACGAGACGACCACGATCGAGGACGACCTCGCGAAGCACGTCTACCGCATGCGCGCCGAGCAGGGGAAGCCGATCCGCATCACCAAGCTGTTCACGTACCACACCGCCGCGTCGGTGCCCGTGCGCGAGCTCGCCGACCGGTGCGACCGCACCCTCGACCGGGCGGCAGAGGTCGGCGTCGAGGAACTGCTGCGGCAGCAGGAGGCCTGGCTCGACGACTACTGGACGAACACGGACGTCGAGATCCCGGGGCATCCGACCCTGCAGCAGGCGACCCGCTGGAACCTGTTCCAGCTCGCCCAGGCCACGGCCCGCACCGACGGCGGCGGCGTCGCGGCGAAGGGCGTCTCGGGGTCGGGCTACGGCGGTCACTACTTCTGGGACTCCGAGGTCTACGTCATGCCGTTCCTCTCCTATACGGCACCCAACACGGCGCGCAACGTGCTGCGATTCCGGCAGCGGATGCTGGAGCCGGCGCGCGCCCGTGCCACGGAGCTCAACCAGCGCGGCGCGCTCTTCCCGTGGCGCACCATCAACGGCCTCGAGTCGAGCGCGTACTACGCGGCGGGCACGGCGCAGTACCACATCGACGCCGACATCTCGTATGCGCTCGTGCAGTACGTGGCGGCGACCGGCGACGAGGACTTCGTGGCCCGCGGCGCGATCGACGTGCTCGTCGAGACGGCGCGCATGTGGGAGGACCTCGGGTTCTGGCGCTCGAACTCGGTCGAGGTGTTCCACATCCACGGCGTCACCGGGCCCGACGAGTACACGACCGTCGTGAACGACAACCTGTACACGAACGTCATGGCCAAGGGGAACCTGAAGGCGGCCGCCATCGCCGTCGACGAGCTGCGCCGGCGCGCCCCGGCGGCCTACGCGCGCGCGGTCGACCGACTCGACCTGCACCCCGACGAGGCCGACGAGTGGCGGCGCGCGGCCGACCACATGTTCATCCCGTTCGACGAGCAGCTCGGCGTGCACCCGCAGGACTCCGCGTTCCTCGAGAAGGAGCTGTGGGACCTCGAGTCGACGCCCGCGAGCCGTCGCCCGCTGCTGCTGCACTACCACCCGCTCGTCATCTACCGGTTCCAGGTGCTGAAGCAGGCCGACGTCGTGCTCGCGCTGCTGCTCCAGGGCGACCAGTTCTCGACGGAGGAGAAGCAGGCGAACTTCGAGTACTACGACCCGCTGACCACGGGCGACTCGACGCTGTCGGCGGTGGTGCAGTCGATCATCGCGTCGGAGGTCGGGTACCACGAGCTGTCGATGCGGTACTTCCGCGCGGCGCTGTTCGTCGACCTCGCCGACCTGCACCACAACGCCCAGGACGGCGTGCACGTCGCGTCGACCGGCGGCGTCTGGAGCTCGCTCGTCTACGGCTTCGGCGGGTTCCGCGACCACAACGGCGTCTTCACGTTCGACCCGCGCCTGCCCGACGACTGGGATCGCCTGATCTTCCGCCTCACCATCCGGGAGACGCGCGTGCGCGTCGAGCTCGAGCCGACCGCCATGACCTTCACGGTCGAGGCCGGCACCGAGGCGCAATTCTCGGTGCGCGGCGAGCAGGTGGTGGTGCGCGACGGCGAACCCGTGACGGTCGCCCTCGACGGCCAGGGCCCGCGCCACTACGGCATGCCGAACATGCGCGACGTGGAGGGAGCACGCCGCGCGGACGGCACGCTGCTCACCGCGTCCATGCCCATGATCGCGGTCGACCTCGAGGAGTCCGAGTCCACAACGGGCTTCGACTGA
- a CDS encoding HAD family hydrolase, whose amino-acid sequence MATTDDSIARPDLTGIRGWLFDLDGVLTPTAEVHMHAWARLFAPFLESRGVKPYETADYFAYIDGKPRYDGVRSLLASRGITLPEGTPDDPPTAETVCGLGNRKNDAFNESLAEDGVEAYPASVAFLDAVAATDAEVAVVSSSKNAPSVLATAGLADRFEVVVHGGVAAEHGIPGKPAPDTYEYGAELLGLPTTACVVVEDAESGVQAGAAGDFGLVVGVDRGAGHENLRRLGADLVVFELDELIPLLPQHHRKAGS is encoded by the coding sequence GTGGCGACGACGGACGACTCCATCGCTCGGCCCGATCTCACGGGCATCCGCGGCTGGCTCTTCGACCTCGACGGCGTGCTCACGCCGACGGCCGAGGTGCACATGCATGCGTGGGCGCGGTTGTTCGCCCCGTTCCTCGAGTCGCGCGGCGTGAAGCCGTACGAGACCGCCGACTACTTCGCCTACATCGACGGCAAGCCGCGCTACGACGGCGTGCGGAGCCTGCTCGCGAGTCGCGGCATCACGCTGCCCGAGGGCACGCCCGACGACCCGCCGACCGCCGAGACCGTGTGCGGACTGGGCAACCGCAAGAACGACGCGTTCAACGAGTCGCTCGCCGAGGACGGCGTGGAGGCGTACCCCGCCAGCGTCGCGTTCCTCGACGCGGTCGCGGCGACCGACGCCGAGGTCGCGGTCGTCTCCAGCTCGAAGAACGCCCCCTCGGTGCTCGCGACCGCGGGCCTCGCCGACCGCTTCGAGGTCGTCGTGCACGGCGGTGTCGCCGCCGAGCACGGCATCCCCGGCAAGCCGGCACCCGACACCTACGAGTACGGCGCCGAGCTGCTCGGCCTGCCGACGACCGCGTGCGTGGTCGTCGAGGACGCCGAGTCCGGCGTGCAGGCGGGCGCCGCAGGCGACTTCGGACTCGTCGTGGGCGTCGACCGCGGCGCCGGCCACGAGAACCTGCGCCGGCTCGGCGCCGACCTCGTCGTGTTCGAGCTCGACGAACTCATCCCCCTGCTCCCCCAGCACCACCGAAAGGCCGGATCATGA